Proteins found in one Ptychodera flava strain L36383 chromosome 3, AS_Pfla_20210202, whole genome shotgun sequence genomic segment:
- the LOC139129796 gene encoding B-cell receptor CD22-like: MITNTTGTVAIEGDFYAAHCDIDEIGNPVDDTEMYWLDPRGSRFNHGELTLQMNGIFRSDGGQYVCVLSNTFYNGDYGISQASTYIDVQYSPDVTIKDISGARVIENDRYEANCTVDANPTATTTWKYTAENVTVVDVYLTIESAQRYHAGVYTCESNNTLYTGDTGHGVDTIDLDVQYRPVVDDGHAYCIGGDSVDLVCVVYEANPYPNSFTWTKDGDHVSSGQTYNIPKCDLSHAGIYTCTAANVFHDGTEGRDEGMTELVVHLRPTILTDDIQTLEVEAGDNVTLVCRADAYPVATISWRDNKDQPITGDEPNREIITPEPEGTISTSTLHIRDIQDSDFGEYNCTATNEIGKDSHTGDILRKELSESFLWWLLLVILVIVVILLIVCVAILYLFIRNRKKSSKESADVTDSKKIADETKDVTSYDNVTLYPLSKRTPYPKQEKFSAYYAAQRSQDSQDEEKQTKDEDADIAENKNMYDLFDELIDTERQSAKSRSDDTNVDFPERKSGQKSIVINEIPEEYELSSDDSTSKEGN; encoded by the exons ATGATAACCAACACGACTGGCACAGTGGCCATTGAAGGAGACTTCTACGCTGCTCACTGCGATATAGATGAAATTGGAAATCCTGTCGACGACACCGAAATGTACTGGCTCGACCCGAGGGGTTCCCGGTTCAACCATGGCGAACTCACATTACAAATGAATGGAATTTTTCGATCAGACGGCGGGCAGTACGTTTGTGTCTTGTCGAACACGTTTTACAATGGAGATTATGGGATAAGCCAGGCTTCAACTTACATCGATGTGCAAT ATAGCCCGGATGTGACAATAAAGGACATAAGCGGTGCCAGGGTGATAGAAAATGACAGGTACGAAGCCAACTGCACGGTGGATGCCAACCCCACGGCGACAACGACGTGGAAGTACACGGCAGAAAACGTGACTGTTGTCGATGTTTACCTGACCATCGAGAGTGCGCAGAGATACCACGCAGGCGTCTACACGTGCGAGTCGAACAACACGCTCTATACTGGTGACACAGGTCATGGCGTCGATACCATAGACTTGGATGTACAGT ACCGACCAGTTGTCGACGACGGACATGCGTACTGCATCGGTGGTGACAGTGTGGATTTGGTGTGTGTAGTCTACGAGGCCAACCCTTATCCTAACAGCTTCACTTGGACAAAAGATGGCGACCACGTGTCCAGTGGACAGACGTACAACATACCTAAGTGTGACCTTTCGCATGCCGGAATCTACACCTGTACTGCAGCTAATGTGTTCCATGACGGTACCGAAGGGAGGGATGAAGGAATGACAGAACTTGTCGTTCATT TACGGCCGACCATCCTGACAGACGATATCCAGACCCTAGAAGTGGAAGCAGGCGACAACGTCACTTTGGTCTGTAGGGCGGACGCGTATCCAGTCGCTACGATTTCGTGGCGCGATAATAAAGACCAGCCAATCACAGGCGATGAACCGAACCGCGAAATTATAACTCCGGAACCAGAGGGAACGATTTCAACGAGTACTCTTCATATCAGAGATATACAGGATTCAGACTTTGGTGAATATAACTGCACAGCAACCAATGAGATCGGAAAGGACAGTCACACGGGCGACATTCTCCGAAAGGAACTGAGCG AATCATTTCTCTGGTGGTTACTGCTGGTCATCTTAGTCATTGTCGTAATACTTCTTATCGTTTGTGTCGCCATACTCTATCTGTTTATCCGGAATCGAAAGAAGTCTAGCAAGGAGTCTGCAG ACGTGACGGATTCTAA GAAAATCGCAGACGAAACGAAGGACGTCACATCGTATG ACAACGTCACCCTGTATCCTTTGTCCAAGAGAACGCCATATCCTAAACAA GAGAAATTCTCGGCGTACTATGCAGCACAAAGGTCACAAG ATTCACAGGATGAAGAGAAGCAAACGAAGGACGAAGACGCTGACATCgcagaaaataaaaacatgtatgACCTGTTCGATGAACTCATCGACACTGAGAGACAAAGTGCCAAATCG AGGTCCGATGACACAAACGTAGACTTTCCTGAACGGAAATCAG GTCAGAAATCCATCGTTATCAACGAAATCCCTGAGGAGTACGAACTTTCTTCCGACGATAGCACTTCAAAGGAAG gtaactaa